In one window of Henckelia pumila isolate YLH828 chromosome 1, ASM3356847v2, whole genome shotgun sequence DNA:
- the LOC140884243 gene encoding uncharacterized protein isoform X1: MESEQSNSSNETLVFRLFDEKPSSGLGFLDSPQLPLHPPPPCLEVLPSEVSAGVKYIAEPVNVGGVTLLKGRVSTQDVFALANSDLVPGKYEGGLKLWEGSLDLITALSSDIKEGKLSFAGKRVLELGCGHGLPGIFACQKGAASVHFQDFNAEVLRCLTIPNVNANVQKKSEHLAIDMNESNNWDTRFFAGDWVELHCVLPYACKDENEASYLAQLDRASSYDIVLMAETVYSISALPNLYRLIKKCLCNPRGVVYMAAKKYYFGVGGGSRRFLSVVENDGTFAASLVSEVADGSSNVREVWKLLPK, from the exons ATGGAATCTGAACAATCAAATTCATCTAATGAAACCCTAGTCTTTCGTCTATTTGATGAAAAACCCAGTTCAGGATTGGGATTTCTTGACTCCCCACAATTACCTCTCCACCCCCCTCCACCTTGCCTTGAAGTTCTTCCCTCAGAG GTTTCGGCTGGTGTTAAGTATATTGCGGAACCAGTGAACGTCGGTGGGGTTACACTCCTCAAG GGAAGGGTGAGCACTCAGGATGTTTTTGCTTTGGCCAATTCAGATTTAGTACCCGGAAAATATGAag GAGGATTGAAATTATGGGAGGGCTCACTGGATTTAATCACCGCCCTTAGCTCCGACATTAAAGAAGGGAAGTTGTCATTCGCAGGAAAGCGAGTTTTAGAG CTTGGATGTGGGCATGGACTTCCTGGTATTTTTGCTTGCCAAAAG GGTGCAGCATCTGTTCATTTCCAGGATTTTAATGCAGAGGTCTTGCGATGCCTCACCATTCCAAACGTGAATGCTAATGTTCAGAAAAAGTCTGAGCATTTGGCTATAGATATGAATGAAAGCAACAATTGGGATACTCGCTTCTTTGCAGGTGACTGGGTAGAACTACATTGTGTCCTCCCTTATGCCTGTAAAGATGAAAATGAAGCTAGTTATTTGGCTCAACTAGATCGAGCATCTAGCTATGATATCGTTCTCATGGCAGAGACAGTTTACTCAATATCTGCTCTTCCGAATCTATACAGACTGATAAAGAAG TGTCTATGTAATCCTCGAGGAGTTGTGTACATGGCTGCAAAGAAGTATTATTTTGGGGTTGGAGGTGGATCAAGGCGCTTTCTTTCTGTTGTTGAGAACGATG GTACTTTTGCTGCTTCTCTGGTTTCGGAGGTTGCAGATGGCTCCTCTAATGTGCGAGAGGTGTGGAAGCTCCTTCCCAAGTGA
- the LOC140884243 gene encoding uncharacterized protein isoform X2, which yields MESEQSNSSNETLVFRLFDEKPSSGLGFLDSPQLPLHPPPPCLEVLPSEVSAGVKYIAEPVNVGGVTLLKGRVSTQDVFALANSDLVPGKYEGGLKLWEGSLDLITALSSDIKEGKLSFAGKRVLELGCGHGLPGIFACQKGAASVHFQDFNAEVLRCLTIPNVNANVQKKSEHLAIDMNESNNWDTRFFAGDWVELHCVLPYACKDENEASYLAQLDRASSYDIVLMAETVYSISALPNLYRLIKKCLCNPRGVVYMAAKKYYFGVGGGSRRFLSVVENDGQEPILIHHG from the exons ATGGAATCTGAACAATCAAATTCATCTAATGAAACCCTAGTCTTTCGTCTATTTGATGAAAAACCCAGTTCAGGATTGGGATTTCTTGACTCCCCACAATTACCTCTCCACCCCCCTCCACCTTGCCTTGAAGTTCTTCCCTCAGAG GTTTCGGCTGGTGTTAAGTATATTGCGGAACCAGTGAACGTCGGTGGGGTTACACTCCTCAAG GGAAGGGTGAGCACTCAGGATGTTTTTGCTTTGGCCAATTCAGATTTAGTACCCGGAAAATATGAag GAGGATTGAAATTATGGGAGGGCTCACTGGATTTAATCACCGCCCTTAGCTCCGACATTAAAGAAGGGAAGTTGTCATTCGCAGGAAAGCGAGTTTTAGAG CTTGGATGTGGGCATGGACTTCCTGGTATTTTTGCTTGCCAAAAG GGTGCAGCATCTGTTCATTTCCAGGATTTTAATGCAGAGGTCTTGCGATGCCTCACCATTCCAAACGTGAATGCTAATGTTCAGAAAAAGTCTGAGCATTTGGCTATAGATATGAATGAAAGCAACAATTGGGATACTCGCTTCTTTGCAGGTGACTGGGTAGAACTACATTGTGTCCTCCCTTATGCCTGTAAAGATGAAAATGAAGCTAGTTATTTGGCTCAACTAGATCGAGCATCTAGCTATGATATCGTTCTCATGGCAGAGACAGTTTACTCAATATCTGCTCTTCCGAATCTATACAGACTGATAAAGAAG TGTCTATGTAATCCTCGAGGAGTTGTGTACATGGCTGCAAAGAAGTATTATTTTGGGGTTGGAGGTGGATCAAGGCGCTTTCTTTCTGTTGTTGAGAACGATG GGCAGGAGCCTATCTTGATTCATCATGGATAA